TCCTTCAGCCCACATCATGTTTTTATAGCTTACACATTTAAAATCAATGACATGATGGTTAATCTCCACTGTTCTCTTGACTgggtttagaatcacctaggagacacacctctgggtcTCTTGGTGAGGGCTTTTCCAGGGATGTTTAGTAGAGAAAGGAAGACTAACCTAGACTATGAACCTTAGTCACATGTTCCCACCACCCAGACCCGCTGCCTTTTGCGGCTTCCCTGCCATTATGTGCCATCTTCCCACTCTGTGAGACAAAGGTGAGCACTCCTTCTTTAACTTACTCCTCAttgggtatttggtcacagcGATGAGAAAACTGACTAATACCAATGATAGTCTACACATGACAATGCAAATGATAACTGTCCAATTAAGCCCAAACGCTCTTGGAGGGAATCACGGACTTTAGACATTATTCTAAATCCACTTCATTATATTTTGTCAGAACATTCactatgtgcatatgtatttttagttttgaatTTTAATTACTTGCAAAAATCATTCGTAAATACACACAgggtattttaaaacaaatgctTGTAGCATTTCACTCAGCTATGCGTTAGTATGTTTTTCTAACAGATAAgaaccatttttctttttgagactgggttggtctatctcttgtctctctgtgtctctcctgcCCTGGCTAATTTCAAACTCACTATCCTCCTGTCCTAGAGCCTCTCGTCTTGGATGCTGGAATTGTGAGTATGAGCCCTATGTCACACAGTTagactttaaaagatttatttgaccaggcggtgatggcgcacgcctttaatcccagcacttgggacgtagaagcaggcagatttctgagttcaaggccagcctggtctacaaagtgagttctaggacagccagagctacacagagaaaccctgtctcgaaaaaaaaaaaaaaaaaaaaaaaaaagaaaaagaaagatttgtttttgtttgggtatGTATGAAtatgcgtgcatatgtgtgtatgtgtgcaatggTGCCATATTTGTGTGGGTGCCTGCAGAGACTGAAAGAGGTGTCAGATCCTACATATAGCTAAAGTTATAGTGGTTTTGAGCTGCCtagtgtgggtcctgggaacaaactcaggtcttctaggAGAGTCGTAAGTGCTCTTagtcactcagccatctctccagttcagaGACTTCAGAAACCATAACCATACAACTGCTATCTCACCTACCATAGGGAGCAATGGTTTCTCAGTACCCTCTGAAGTAGGCATGCTAGATTTCTCCCAGTGAAAAGCTCttttgtacttacatataataaataaatcttagggcTGGAGTGGGCAGTGgtactgaattcaattcccagcaaccacttgatggctcacaaccatctgtacagtgtactcatgtatgtaaagtcaataaatcttttttttttaaaaaaaagaaaagctctttTGTGATGGTAATCTGAATCTgcagtaaataaatacatcttcatATACTGCATTTGGGTGGCAAATCTTGAGTTTtgcatttgtatttgtttgtttgtttgtttgtttgggaggtttcttttgttccatattttattccctgtgTTGGATTTGTTGAAGGATCTGGTTTATTTCTCCTTTGGATTGTAGATTTGCCTGACCTTATCCTTAGGCTTTTATTTAATGTCCTTCTGTCTCCCATATTTCCTATAACTCAACAATGGCATCTGGGGACAGATACGCATTAAGGGTGCATTTATTAATTGCCTCTATCATTTGTAATGAATTTTACACTTCACACAGGAGACGTGGGTGAGACACACAGAACAAATTTTGTATTTGAAGTTCCATCTCCTGGAGTTTtgacagccttttcttttttttctccttaaggtACTGGTTGTACGTTCGCAAGGAAGGTCACATGAAGAGAGGATCTGGGGCTCTAAATTAACTTGCTTCCCTCCAGCTTTTGGGGAAGAGCcatatttattattacattataAAAATGCAGAGAAAGCTCTTGGCAAGGGCCGACTTGCTTTTGGTTCCTTAAAGCTAATGTAATTGCTTTATTCTTTTGGAATAGCACTTGGCTTTCACAGAAAAGGTCTTAACATTTTAGTTGGCAGGGGACCCTTCTTTGCAGAGAGTTACAGACTCCAGTAGCCCCTTTCTTATACCAGGAATAGCATGCCCATTAAAAAGGAGCTGCCCCTGGCTGCTGAGTATGAATCTTCTCCCATACCGGTTGCTGTGGGAGTCACTGTGGGTCACTGTGGAAGAGTTAGTATATCATTCCATGGGGTCCTGGGATAGGTTTCAGGACCCTCTGTGTCTGATTGTCCATTAGAATTATTATGCAGATAATTTGGGAGCTATGTCCATGTCCCAGCCTCTGGAAACAGTGAACATATCACTTCACATGGAAGAGGGGACTTTGCAGATGTGATTAGTATGAGTGTAGCTAGAGATGGGGAAAAGCTTTGGTAGGAATGTGTCCCTTATGATTATATATTGGAAATTTAATCCATATAAGAGTAATAAAAGGTGGGGTGGGAAAAGATGATGTTCTGTGGGCTCGATGCTCTTATGGGACTGAGCCGTCTTAGGGCTGGTTGCTGATAAGATGATGATTttgagtcattcattcattcattcattcattcattcattctgtctgtctgtctgtctgtctgcctgtccttttttgagacagattccaTGTTGATCCCGAACATGGTATCTACTGCCTCAGTGTCTCATGTGCTAggatgatatatgtatgtatatgtatatgtatatgtatatgtatatgtatatgtatatgtatatgtatatgtatacgtatacacACCACCATTTCTGGCTCTAAAATAATCTCTTTGAGGAGGGGCATGTGCCCGGATAAAGCCCACTGGTTTGATTCTAGCATTCCAGCACTAAGCTACACCCtagcccttctttctttcccacccCCTTCCTTCTCATTGGCTCCTCAATGTTGGATCATGTAGTCTCCAGAACTATGAGAAACAAGTCTTTCCTCTTTAGAGATTATCAGCCTCGGGTATTCTGTTATAGCATCACTGGACCAAGAAAGGATGTAATCCTGAATTATCCACAGAGATCGAAGGGAATCATAAGTCATTAAAAGCAGAGAACGTTTCCTGGATTTGCAGTGGGCTGACGTCAGCAGCGTGGAAAGTGCTATCAATAGATCGAAATATTGAAAATGGGGGTCATGAGCCAAATAAGCATTGTGAGCTGTTCCtaaaagatagaaaaaagaagaggTGGGGCTGTGCCTTGGGGTCTGTAGAGAAGActatatatttgctggccctttgatgTTAGACTATAAGCCTAGCTCTTGACCTCTAGAATTATATAGGAATATGTGTGTTATTTTAAATGGGTTTTATTGtaagatatttgatcacactgtgaaccccaagatgatcttATTTACTGGAAAATCATGTTTCTAATTGTGcggtggctcagccttagcacactcctttaatccaagagccttctgtttattgtaaacaggattaataAAGTCAAGCATAGGTCAAGAAGTGGAACAAGCAACCAATTGACAGGGAGTGACCATAGGaaaaaaaccatagagagtaagaAGGAATCAGAGGGatggatagagagacacacaggaagtagaagggagggacattcagtttgaAGGGATTTTGAGCCAGTGTGCAGAAGGAGGGTTGCTTTTCCTTTTGGGATGTCAACtgaggaggaaggaaagctgggtgctttctctgtctctaggagctagcaggctttcacacTAGCATTTGGCTCCTGAGTCTTTATTGGTAAGATCGAATGttttgagattttgttaaaaacatCAGAGTTTTGGTGTGTAGTTGCTGAAGACTGACGGGAAGTGGAATGCATACATCATGCCATATGGGAGATGTGCTGAGTGACATGGAAGCAGCAGCCTCTGACACAGGTTGCCTTCACTTTCAGGTAGTGGTTGAGCTTgggaaatttgaaaggaagaagctTAAAGACTCCAATGTGCAAGACGGACATAGAGATGTGGAGGGAGAGCCTAAACACCTGGAGCCGTTTCCTGAAAAGGAAGCACTGGCCTTGGCTGGGAGGACAAAGGTGGATGCTGGTAGCTACCCCATCGTGCTGTGGTGGTCCCCACTGACTGGAGAGACTGGCAGGCTTGGCCAGTGTGGGGCAGATGCTTGCTTCTTTACCATCAACAGGACCTTCCAGCATCATCCGATGACCAGGGCCTTCCTATTCTACGGTGAGTTGGGTTTCCCTTCCTCATTTCATGTGCTAATGTCTGTTCAAAGCCTATTGCTCATCTCCTGAGAGGGCAGAGTTCTCCTTGATCACGTGTTGGTACACATGATTTCTTCAGGCCTTCTGTAGAAGGCCTGAGGTATTTAGCAGATATCAAACAACCCTGGCCAACTGTGCTGGTTTGAAAGGGAATGGCCCTtctagactcatatgtttgaatgacTGGTCCCCGGTTGATGGactatttaggaaggattaggagatatgACCTTGTTAGAGAAGGCATGTCattgggggtaggctttgagagttGAAAAACCTGTGCCAGGCCCTGCCTGTGCCTGCAGAGCAGGATATAAGCTCTTAGCAATTAGCATCTggctccatgtctgcctgtgtgccaccaacTCCTCGCCATGATGATCATgcactaaccctctgaaaccgtaATAATCTCCCAATCAAATGCTGCCTTTTTAAGCTGCCTTGGGCATGGTGTgtcttcccagcaatagaacaGCAACTCGGACACTAGCATAGGCTTGGTTAGTTGGGCTGCTCAGTGTTTTCATAGCTAAGTGTAGTGTTCACTGAATCTGATTCTTAGACTTTGGTGTTGTTGACATGAGTTCAGATATCATTGGTGATGAAGGCAGGAACTTTTGGACATCATGACAGATATCTAATTGGACATGTTAGattaatcaaaatgaaaagaaatggccAGGGAGAGAGCTAAGTCATTAACATGatgtcttagttccttttctgtcgctgtgaagaggcaccaccaccactcaacaaaaatactaaaagaaacaaatgaaattagAAGCGTTGTAAGAAAACGTTCTAGACTGTGACAAGAGAGTTGAAGATAAAATGGAAATCCCCTTGAGAGCTACACAGGGGCTAATAAGATGGCTTGGCCAAAGACCAAAGCTGATAGCCTGGGTCAGCCCTAGGACCCATACAGAGAAAGGAGATCCACAGTTGTACTGTGATCCACCATTTGTGCCATGCTTTGATATGAAGCAAATTAAATATtgagtttaatttctttctttttttctttttttttttggctttttgagtcaGAATTCCATGATGTGGCCAAAGCTGGGCCAAATCTGCCCCTCCCTGCTTCAGCTCCCTGCCTGTTGGGATTTTAGCCATACATCAAAGCACTGGGCTTAATTGCCCTTAATTTTAACAACACTGTGGTAGGTTTCCGAGGTTGAGAAATAACACACCATAACTAGAACTGGCTGCAGAAGAAATTCATGATTCTGAAGtgtgtttaggtgtgtgtgtgggtcctgGACAAACATTGTTATTCAGGGATGCTGGGTTGATGTGCATTTATTTATAGCTTTAGAGGTTTAAAATGATTATAATATAGTAACTGATGAAAATGTCTTTGGGTATTGGTTTGGCAGTGGCTGATAAACAAAAATTCATATCAAATAACCCCTCTAGTAGGTGTGTATCTTTATGAATTCTCATATAGGTACCCTGTTGTTTGTGATAGTTTTGTCTTAAGCCAAGCTTTAAAAATAACCCAGGTATTTTGAAGCTACTTTTTAAACATAAGGTTAAATGAGATATGCTATGTtgacacagtggaatactatacAGTGGTAAACATGCAAAAACTAGAATTGGAGGCAAACAACTTAAACCTCAACCAAGGTACAGATAGGAAGTTATTCATGCATattgaatatatgcatatatgtgtgtgtttatatggcgtgtgtatgtgcatatttatgtAGCTATAGAGGGACAAGTGtgcgtatgcatgcatgtgtgtatgtgtgctcgcAGCGGGTAGAGGTCAACCTTGGATGTCATTTCTCAGGAGCCGTCTCCCTTGAGTCTTGTGTCAAGGTCTTCCCCTGGGACCCAGGGCTCACCAattaggctaagctggctgggcagtgagcctgaatctgtttgtctctgtctctcacctgCTGGTATTACAAGTATTTGCCACCATGTCTAccttttttatgtgggtgctgcagATTGgattcaggtcctcttgcttatgGGGTAGCACTTTATTGATTGAGCCCTCTCTTCAGCTCCCAagttgagttatttatttatttgtactgCGGATTGAACCCAAAGCCCTGTATATGCTCAGTGAGTACTTTGTCACTGAGCTCTGTCCCAGCCTACAATTTGTAAGACATACAAAATAATAGTGAACATTGTGGATGCTCTTAGGAATCTCTAGTAGACATTTAAAAAAGCACACCAGTGGCTTCTGCCCCAGGGAAACAAGTtgaacacctgcacacacacacacacacacacacacacacacacacacacacacacacacacacacacacagacaatgacacagacacagacacagacacacacacacacacacacacacacacacactgtgtataGTATGCTGTTACCTCATTCGTCTATGTCAGCTAATATATAGAAATTTCTTGTTTTTAGCGGCTAAAATTCAGAAATGATTGCTTTGTTGGGTgatctctccttctatcatggtAGGAACTCAAATAGCTGGGCTTTTGGAAGCCCCTAAAACAGGAGTCTGCTTGGTGACTCTGCAGGACCTAATATCTCTCTGCCCCACACTTAATTCTGTAGTCATGTCAGGGCCCGTGTTTTTCTCAGAGGTGGCCTCACCGTCATCCAGCGCCCTGGCATGTTACGAGTATGCATCAGCTGTGACTTGTCATCCCGTAGGACCTCTTACTGCCACCACTCATTGACAACCAAATGCTGAGTGTGTGCCATTTTTGTTAATGTGCCATGTAAGGCTCCACAGGTCTATTTCAGCCTTCCATGCTCAATCCATTGATTATGTCAGCTAAAAAGCTCATGTATAAAGATGAGAATGGAACAGCAGCCATCTTGGATATACATCACAAATGTTCCTGGATTGGCATCATGGTTAATTCAGTCTCTGTATCCTAAagggcttgtctgtctgtctgtctgtctgtctgtctgtctgtctgtctcttgtcaGAATAATCTAGTGCACAGCCTGTATTTAGTTGGCAATGGAGATGAACAATGGTTTCTGATATAACCCAGTATATGCAAGGCTGGTTGACCCATGAGctgttagagcagtggttctcaacctgtggggtgtgacccctttgggagtccACCAGATCTTTCCTCAGCAGTTGTATAAGACCTTTCTGCATATCACACacttacactatgattcataacactagcaaaattatatctatgaagtagtaacaaaaacaattttatggttggggctctCCAGAATATGAGGAAcgatattaaagggtcatagcattagggtAGTTGAGAACTACTGAGTTAGAGGAATGTCCATAGATCTTGGGAGATTCTGAGGCAGGAAGGAACATCGAAAAAAATGTGTTCTGAGAAGTaggagaggggcaggggcagctcagtggcagagcaggtGCTTTGTCTATGTGAGGCCGTCTGTATCCAGTACTCAGCAAGAGAAACAACAAACCCAGATAATGTAGGAGAAAATTCAAGTCACCCTTGAGGGATAATGTAGTTGGGTTGTGTTAGGATCTGATGCCATGACAGGTGGAGGAAGAAAATCCAGGGTCTGAGACAAGCAACCAAGAGTCTAGGTAAGGAAGAAATGAGCATGGAAGGGTACGTTGGGACCGAGCAAGGATGCTGGCCTAAGATTTTTATATCCAGTAGGAAGATGGGGTAGGAGGAGTCACTGAAAGCTGAAGATCCTCTGTAAGAGTCAgtgaagaggaagagacagaaaaccTCAGCTACGGTCagtgggtgtagctcagtggcagaatacTTGTCTTGTATACACAAGATCCTCGTTTCAATTCGTAGCTGTTCAAAAGCCAAGTCAAGGACAACACATAAACTACCCTTGACTCTTTTCCATCAGGGGAAGTTTCTCCTCAAATGCCCATCAACCATCTGCCAAGCACAATGCTAATTGTGCATAGTAGAGAGGATGATAGTAAGGTACCCATGGTCTTGGTTTTGTATTGGGCGTCATTTCTTCCCTAGTAGTATGTGACGTCACACTGATAGGGCCATGCTGATTCATCACTCTACCTCCCCAGCCTCTATGCCTAGCATTGTCCTTTAGTATGGctggtgttaaaaaaaaaaaaaaattagacttggAGCCTTGgaggatgtcttagttagggtttcattgctgtaaagagacatcatgaccactgCAAGTcttttaaaggacaacatttaattgggctgccttacaggttcagaggttcagtacattatcattatgacaggaagcatggcagcatctaagcatacatggtgctggagagttctacctcttgttctTCTGAAGGCGGCCAGGAGAagactgccttccaggcagctaggaggaagatcTTGTTGCCCACCCCCACAacgacacacttccttcaatgaggccacacctacttcaacaaggccactccttctaatagtgccactgcctgggccaagcaaattcaaaccaccaccaccaccaccaccaccaccaccaccaccaccacagaggACTAGGGTTTGCCTTGCAAAGTTTAACCCAGGGTATAGTTCTTTCTGTATTACAGTGATGATCAAGGGGTATGTTGTTATTGCATTGCGAGGTTGggtgtgtctgcatatgtgtttTGGGGGGAGTGCACACTCACCCTTCCCACTTCTCacctcctttctttcattctttctcaggGAAGGTCTTgccatgtatctcaggctggcctcaaacttgagatcCTCCAGCCTCACCTGCCCAGTGATGGGATTTTATTTTCCAGATGTCTGCCTTCAACATATTTTTCTCTCTGAGGGTTCTGAAGTCTTATTAAGTGGGTCACTTATGCTGTAGTGGGACTCTGTTGCAGCAGAagttgaaaaagaaaaggcagaaaaaaatgatCAAGGTATCAACAGCTGACCCCCCAAGAGGGAAAAGGGAGTCAGGCAGGTTATGCCTCCTTTAACCTTTTATACCCCAGGTTGGATTTTGTCACCTTAATTTGTTACCTTTAACccaatttttttccctcttcttcctagAGATGATTACATAATATAAGCATATTCAGGTGGTAATAAAGACTTCAGCTAAAGAAATATAATAAGCACGTCTGTCTGGCTTAAGCCACTTGAGAAATGCAAAGAATTAGCTTCATTGACAATTGTCTGAAAGCAAAATTAAGCAGTCACAAATGAATAGTTTTTAATCCCAAATCCATAGTTACTGAAAGGTCGTCTTAGAGATGGCCCCTGCAGTGATTTTTAGAGCAACACTGAAGTTTTAAACGGCTCTCTGGGAAAGTGTCCCTCGGGAAGGGTAGTTGGGGTACCTTCATGGGAGTGAGGTAGTCAGAATAGGCAGCTATTCTGTTTGCAGTACATTTCTGGATAGATGGATGTCTCTGTAACAGGTAAGGTAGGGATGTCATAACTATTGCAGTATTCTACCTCCTGCCAATTCTGGCTATTATTGGGAAATCTGGCTATTAGCATGCTTCAGTGAAGTCTGACATTTTGGATAAGGTGTAGAGAAGGTTTGCCTGCAAGGAGAGCTGACATCCAGGGGTGGTGTTGCCCTCCAGTGACTGGGGGAGTCGCAGTGTTCCACCTGTGAGTGCAGGTCTGATTGTCTGTGTACTTTCCCTACAGTTGAACTCATTTGTTCCAAATCATTTGAGCCTGTCTTGGAAGgctccccccacctttttttttttttaagatttatttatttaatgtatgtaagtTACACTGTTGCTCTCTACAGACATACCAGGAGAAGgtattggatcctattacagatggttgtgagccactgtgtggttgcttggaattgaactcaggacctctggaagagcagtcagtgctcttaaccactgagccatctctctagtgccAGAagacttatttttgttgttgtctttttgtttgtgcTTGTGAAAAAGGGACACATATGACCCAAGTGGGCCTGGAACacctatgtaacccaggctggccttgaacttgctatcttTCTGTTCTGccatttgagtgctgggattgtaggtgtgcaCACCCCCACCTTCCGAGGGCCCAGTGTAGGAAGAGCTCTTAATTGTCATAAACTGTGAGGAAACAATTAGAATAGGGAATATAGACATAACAACGAAGAGCTCACTGAGTCCTGGAATACCATGAGCAGTTGTGGAGCAAATGACACAGCTGGTTATGAACTTGGTCCTGGTCGTGAATGGTATAAAGTGTCTTATGGATACAATCTGTGGATTCCTCTTCTTCAGAGAGTCGTAATAAAGATCACTGAGGACAAATGGTAGCAAAGCCGGTAGATACTGCCTTTGTTCCAGAGGACACTTAGGGGTTTATGTTCAGTGCCTTGCTGTGAACATGTGTAATTAAAAAGAGAGGAAGGTGGGTGTAGGAGCCCAGCTGCTCAGACAGGGCCTCTCCAGTGCTCTCCAGCTATGGAATCTTTTCCATGCCCTTCCATTGCTTGGCTAGTGCTTCCCCGCTTCCTCTTCCACACTAGACAGATTTCTGCCCAGATGACATTTCTCAGAGAGGCGTTCCCTCGTCTTTCTAGTCTGTTCTCAGGTGAGGGATTGCCAGATCAGATTGGCCAGTGGGTGTGCCTGACGGGCATTAGCTTGCTAACCATGGATGTGGGagtgcccagcccactgtgggcaacacCATTGCCTGGGCAGAGTCCTGGATTATACAGAAAACTAACCAGTGAGCAGTTTATCCATGGTtgctgcttcaggttcctgcttgagttctggCCCCGACGTCCCTCAACGATGGCCCGTCACTCGAAGCTGAAGCAAACCCCGTTCTTCCCTAAGTTCCTTTTGATCAGAGtgatttttattattgatttctTAAAAAGTCACAGCAAGAGAAATCGAACGGAAATTCTCTAAGGGTAACACGAGGATGATGACCTTCTGGGGTTAGCAGCCGAGCTGTTAATGCCTAGTTTGTAAACTATCACTTAATAATTATTTTAGTAGGATAACCCAATCTCAATTAAGCTCTGCATCTGTAGCCCAAATATCCGGTTGTTTTCCTAATAAAAACCTCTTAAGAATTATGGGAAGGAACCCGTGCTTATCTGCGTGATCTGTCTGACAAGAACATAGGAACTGTCAAGTCTTGAAGGGGTAGTGCTCTCTGGCATGTGGCGGGAAGGTTGGGGATGGCAGGACACTGATGTCCCAAGCTCTGCCTGACTAAACCTGCGTTTCATCCTTCAAGGCCCCTACAGATATTAACTTGGCTCAAATACAAATGTAATCCACAAAGCCATCTTGTTTTCAGAATTAGCTCAGCACAAAAGCAGTAACAAAAATTTATGAACAAATTAACAGCTCACTGGCTCTTTTTCGCTTTGTAAAGAGAGCTTTTAGGAAAAGCGTGACATGTAAAGAGTTGATTATTTCCTTGCAGCTAAGAAACTTCTTTCCGTCCATAAAAAGACTATCCAATAATGTTGAATTTTAAtctgtcacttaaaaaaaatcaccatcgTGTGATACATAGCACTATTATAAAGCTAGGAGTTCGCTAGCCTTCCCTCTGACTAAGGTTTTGCTTTAAGATTGGTTTGATCTGGTATTTTTATGCCTAGTGGACGGGAACTCTTGAGAGAAACTGACTGGTCTCCAGAAAGTACAATTCCTTCCCTCTGAACATGTGAGTGAATCTGGCAGTATCCCTCCATGCGGTGCCTTTCCTTCGGTGCCTTTCCCTTCGGCTTCCTCTGCATCCTTGCTTTGCTGTATGTCCAAGGGTGTCTCAAGCTGATTTGACAAGATGGTTGCTAAGCCTCACGGCTCATCGGCAATGCTGctcatcctcccccccccccgcccccccagcagCCAGTGGAATGAGATGACCCGCACTGTGTACccttttcattttcctcctcACTTGGTACTGTCCACACATAAATGTCATAACTGAGGGTCAGAATCCTTTTCTACTATGTGTAAGTCTTTTGGGGCACGTGGAAGGCACAATGAACACTTGTGTGGCCATGTGAAGGCGTTTATGGTGACCAGGGGTTCTTTGCAGAGTCCCGAGTTTAGACAG
The Mus musculus strain C57BL/6J chromosome 8, GRCm38.p6 C57BL/6J genome window above contains:
- the Fut10 gene encoding alpha-(1,3)-fucosyltransferase 10 isoform c (isoform c is encoded by transcript variant 5); protein product: MVRFQRRKLLASCLCVTATVFLMVTLQVVVELGKFERKKLKDSNVQDGHRDVEGEPKHLEPFPEKEALALAGRTKVDAGSYPIVLWWSPLTGETGRLGQCGADACFFTINRTFQHHPMTRAFLFYGLTTQTMEGRC